From the genome of Medicago truncatula cultivar Jemalong A17 chromosome 2, MtrunA17r5.0-ANR, whole genome shotgun sequence:
taaaggGATCAATTCggtgaatgaatgaaaatatgaagaCTAAATTGTAATTAAAcctttcatatttaattattgtaaagtggatttaaaatttaatttaaagcaCCCAACTAAACTTGGTAAAATGATACTTATTTGAATAAGTGTGAATAAAGGATACTCATTGAATAATTGAGGGTCAATACACTTCTGATCAATATTTAAGAACTACATTTGAGGTCCACAATATTCATGGAGAAAACAATTGAAACTTGAGATATTGCAGGTCCAATTATGTTTAAAAAGGAGTATTACAATGGAAGCGTTCCTAATCTGATCTTGAGGCCAGCTTCTTGGACAAAGGTGGGGGTTATATATAAATccacaattttttctataatttatCTTGGAGATTGGTTGGCTACCGGTACTTTTTAggcttaaaatttgaatttattttaagataaattaatataaaaatataacatgacattgaataatttaatgattattttacatCCTTAAAGGGTACATGAGtgttcacttttattttatctatatttCATCAAATACTTTTTAATCATGtatatgtttaaaaatatttataataatatttttttggcagGTGAGTAGCATTATATTTGCAGATTTGCCTGTTTCCACAGGCTTCACTTATGCCACCACAGAATCTGGTGCTAAACGAAGCGATTTGATACAAGTTAACCAAGCCCATGAGTTTCTCAGGAAGGTACcaaatttttttgctttaattTCGTCAATAatcactttattttttgtttgcaaTTATGAGTCGGTcgataaaataacaaaaataatgttataaatAAAATCTTTGTAGTGGTTGGTTGAACATCCAAAGTTTCAATCAAATGAAATTTACATTGCTGGTGATTCATACTCTGGCATTACTATTCCGGCAATTGTTCAAGAAATTGCACAAGGTACACAACTCATCGCTTAAGCATATAGAAATTTGTTGTCACCTAGTCGGTAATCGGGACATCAATGACCACCCCATATAGATTTGATGGTTAAAAAGTCatagatttaattttaattgtgtACTTTAAAAAATACTGAACTTAAATTTAGATTATCCGATTTTAAGGTAATATACCCATTTTTTGTATGTGTAAAGAttcacaaattaattaaattgtttgtaGGAAATGAAAAAGGATTGCAACCAAAGATAAATCTCCAGGTTAGGGTTTTAAAGGATATCACTCTCTTACAACCCATATTTTATTCTTATCACTCAAATTctattgaaataatattttcttcagGGATACGTGTTGGGGAATCCTCTAACAATTAGAAAGGAAAAGAATTATCAAATTCCTTATGCTCATGGAATGGGTTTCTTATCTGATGAACTATACGAGGTAATTGAATTATTCCTTCTAAAAAAAGGTAattgaattatattttcttGTTACCTTATTGAAGTAAAATTGATCACCGGTCTCTATTTTGTAGTCGTTGCAAAAAAATTGCAATGGAGACTATACAAATGTAGACCCCAAAAATCTTTTATGTTCCAGAGATATCAACTCATACGACGAGGTATTTATATGCACccgtttaattttatttctttttatcaaattatatttcatAAGTAGATTTCATTGCGAAAATCCAAGTCTCAAGTATGAACATGAGACTCGTGATAACAATTTATAATGAGAGACATTTGTCAGATTACAAGGtagttttgtaaggatgagttagatcCTAATTTCAACATGACATTAGAGTCTACCGATTGATCAACCCATCATTTACATACATGCATCAAACCCAATAGTGATGGACGTGAGAACTCAAATCTCACATAGAAAAGATAAGACTTTTGACATTAGTTTGTAAAGAGAGAAACATTTACGAGCTTACAAGTTAATTTTATAAGGATAAGTTAGACCTAAATTTCAACTATTTATTATCTACATGAATATTTGATACGCACTTGCGTAGATTTAAACCTACAATTCTCAATGctattcttttattatttttccagGTTATAAAGGGAATTAATACAGCCCATATTTTAGACCCGACCGAATGCCGCTGGCTTCGTCCTGAAAATATTCTAAGGAGATCTCTAATTAAGAAATATCTCTCCAGAGTACCTCCCATAAGCTGTCCGGTAATATTCATTCTgccctatttaattattatagatATTTActtaagtatttaatttatctatactatatataaagaaaacaacctcTTTCAGCTCTTTTAGActgaatttttctttcaaaaaatgtccttaattttcaatacaaataacatatgtaacaaatagataagaataaatttaaatattaaaaaaaatgtaacaaacacgatattaATATATAGGGATATGAATAGGCTAGGTCGAGCTAGGCTTTGCAAGGCCTAAGTCTGGcctgcaatatttttttaaagcatAAGCCTGGCATGCGGCCTGTCATAGGCCTACATTTTAGGCTTGAGTCTGGCCTTCTGAAAGCTTGATATAGCCTGCTAGACTGTTTAAAAGCTTATATCTtatgaacatctttaaataagcaATGTGATCTAAGTTTAAATGGACTAGCGAACTAATAGCCAATTagattaaactctcttttgGTAATCAACAAGAGATTTTAGGGAATTCgactatatattgtatcatatatccattctagtttataataatacattgatatatgcaaaaaaaaattaatgtatactaataaaGCTTAAATTATCGAaaaattttacaaatttatattttaattcaaagtataaaatataatataataataaataatattatttatattacttAAATAGGCCGGCTTAATAGACTTAAGAGGCTTTTCGAGAGACATGTGGCCTAACCTTTTAAGCTAAatagacttaaaaaaaaaaaaaaaaacttaggcCTTCTCTATTTGAGAAAAAAGCCTAGCGTGACCTGACCTGTTGTAGGCTAGGTCGTAGGCCGGCCTGACCTATTCTCATCcctatgaatatatatatatatatgtttagttttttttccttatcatttaaaaagtgtaacaaactatatgagtatattttaacttactttttcattattccaGTTATacatttaaacaactttttatgtaataaagattgttgttggtggtgacattaaaaaaaaaatagattatatgTTTtagttatattgttgatgttgtttaaccatgatttgtttggtttgttataatttgaaagcaacaaacatttatatttttcaattttaatcaaaattaaaattttataaaaaaatacaccgttcataattttttaattttagcaTAATAAAAAGAGTGAAAACATTCGCTAgaacattcataatcatatcCACACAAATCCAATGTCtgaatgaaaggaaaaaattgGGAAGAAAAGGAAGGTAATTTCGTGATGGTCTTTTTTGATGTCAAGGTCAcgtgattattttaatgaatatAATTATCTCAGCCTTAATTTTAATCAAACGATCATAATTAATATTTggaaaatgctaaccggtgtccCGGAGCACaggttaaggatatgaaaaaggaaattatatagtagttaatgcatgcattgaaattgtgtaattaattgataataaagtcaaaaagagtttccttttatgataataattatcttttatggtatgcttaatattttgtatatatatatatatatatataaatgatagCTACACTGACAAAATGTATTAATACAGTATATTTGCTAATACCTTTCCTTAATTACACATCATTACATTCCTTGATTTCCGGTAAATAACAAATAGCACCGATGTTAGAGTGTATATATATAGGAAAATTTTATTGTGAAGTCATTAAAATGACTTTTCTGGTGAAGTTGATAttataacatcaaaacaaaaGTGTTGTGAGTAACACCCCACTGTTTGTACAGTGACATCAAAAGTTGAGTCCCcttagtatcatcaattcatcatattaACAAGAATACATTTAATCTAATTTATcataccttgttttaagtgtaatacctcacaaagtgtaacactcaCATGATATCAACAAttttgtttgcatgttaaagatgtcaacaataaaatagtacatgtaagtctaagatgttgcaagcattactagatgaattactattgatcattattcagtaatcaacaatttaaaaatgaatcaaacattaagattaaaattaactttttcataaaaatcagtTTCATTTTCATGACTGCACTGTAGAAACTTCCATATATATAACCTCGAAACATTTTTCTAACTTCATGTTTGTTTcctctgatgttagaattaccCACAATTACTTAGTGGTTATTGGGCTAACAATAGCACCGTTCGTAAAGCCCTGCACATACGCGAGGTATGTGGCATATATGTACACACATATACACACATAGAATTATGCTTTTTACTCAAAAGTTTTTGCTTATTCTCAAatgaaatgatcaaaataccccTACATGAGTATATGAGTCAACTCATGTTAAAGGTATTTTTATCATTTCACTTTGAAATGAGCAAAAACTTTTaggtaaagagcagaattcatacacatacatacatatatagaGACACACACACACGATAATACTCGTTTGGTTACTCGTTTGGTTGCATGTGTTGCAGGGAACTATTGGAAAATGGAGTCGTCGTTCTGATAGAATACCTTATACGGGAGATATCTCTAACAGCTTTGATTATCATGTAAATCTTAGTGATAAAGGCTACCGTTCACTAATCTACAGGTCAATAATCTCTCTCTATGTTCATAATTAAATTGCATATGGACGTAAGATTGCATGAGCACTGATGAACTAGTTTTATAATCTCTCTGGTTTAATTTGTAtacttaaatatataattaaattatacatGTATCCAATTAAATTACATTATAGTGTCAATTTCTTATATTAGTTcctgaaatatatatatgatttgatttgttataTAAAAGTTTTACATTGTCACGATATACAaattaatctcaattttctAATGAcaaatagattttatatattgttaacaGTGGCGATCATGACATTTCAATTCCATTCTTGGATACAAAAGCATGGATAAAATCTTTAAACTACTCCATTGTTGATGATTGGAGGCAGTGGCATACAGACGGCCAAGTTGCAGGGTATTCACATAAATTttactagaatttttttttttttttaagagtgtGTTACtagcattattttatttttttaaaatttatgaaatgGTGTTTCTTAAAGTAAGAGTTTACGGTTTAGTTCAGAAAATGATCAATAATTTTTACTCCCTTCAACTATTTATAAGATATATATTTAGTCTACAACCgttaatgtatttggttcaaaatctgaatcaaatacatcaaattttgttgattcaaatgtcgtctatctaaaaaaaataaattaatctaatatttgttttaattttgtgcAAGTATAGATACACAAGGACGTACTCCAATGGGATGACATTTGCAACTGTGAAGGCAAGTCACTTGTACCTCAACTTCTACAACTATAATTTACAAACACATTTCACTTGATTAGTATATAAATCATGCACTAAGAATCATTACTAGTTTGTTTAATCTTTACAGGGTGGAGGACACACAGCTGCCGAGTACCGGCCTGAAGAATGTCTTGCCATGTTTAGTAGATGGATATCTAAGAGGCCTTTGTAGGAATAGCcaaaattaaactcatatgCTAAGTTGCTAAGTGTGGAAATATATGTCACATAAATGCAGATTATTGAGCATTATTTATTTCCTGAAATAAGAGGGAGTtggtaattaattatattacCTTAACTCCTCATTAgtttatttcagtttttattcTTGTTGATGAGGAGTTACTTTCTTGTTTATGAATTATTACTACATGTatttactttcttgtttatAATTGTACTTGACACATTCCATAGCCACATTGTCAGGTTGGTTTTTGCGTGTCTtttacaacaataacaacaaaattgGTGGATTTCTAAAGATGGCAATAGGGAGACTCATATTTCAAATGTAATGAGATGTTTATAATGTTTATATTCCTAAACATTTACATAATTGGTGAGTGCAATTTCGTCTATCTCACAATAAAATGAACAAAGTAATATGAAGAGAAAGAGACCAAAATCTTTCTTAAAAGGAATTTACAAATGTGATCATGAGAGGGGCATGAGAAGGGTATATCCATCTTTCCAATCTAAATCCATTATATGATAAATAGCAATCGAATTATTTAGCATACACATCGAAAGAAAATTTAGGATACATATCCATCATGATTTCACATCATGGATATCCATGATACCGTATCATTTACGTTGACTTTAATTAATTGTATTAACAGAATAACTTTATATATCAAAGTAACTACCATCTCTTTAAGAATTCTTCTTATGTTGAACAGCATGCCATGTGAAAAgcaatgatgttgttgattttagGTCATGGGTAATGATCGTCAATAAGGATAGCTTGTTGGGAGATATCATGAGGTGAAATGGTACCATAGGTAACATTCCATGTGAAGTAAATGTAAGGGTCTTCACCATAAACAGTGAACCACCAAAAACGCATAGCCAACACAGTACACAAACACCATTGTACACGAAAGACAAACGGAAATAACAACCTCAAAATCTAGAACAACCACCCCAAAGCCGAAACAAATCTAGGAGAGATAGTAACTACCGACCTCGTCCGAAAAATAGATCTGAAAAATCCACTTTCGTCGGAAGTGCACTTGAAAAACTTTAGGCTCGGACATAAACAACCATGTCCCTTGCAAACTGTCCGAGGCTCTAAGGAACCACTCGGAGAATGGTTAAAATGTGGAGGTGCACCGGCTGCTGGAAGGAGATTAGCCTACATCAACGGAAATTGACTGTGGCGCAGAGGTAGGAGCTCCTCGTCGCACCACCAAGCTCACGATCTACATCTTGGGAAGAAAATGTTTGGATAAGGTAGAGAAGGAGGCGAATGGTGAGTTTTCTAGTGAATTTGGATAAGGTGGTGCAAATTATTCTCATGGTGGCATGTTGGTGCCTTTGGAGATGgagaaacaaatatatttttgatgagGATTTGCAACATTTAAATGATCATATCTAGGTCATTCTTCATATAGTATATGAGATCAATAGACATGGTCATTCTCTTTTGACGGGAAGGCAGAGGCAGCATGAGACTATTTATATCAACTCGAAGCATCCTCAAAGGGATTAGATAAAAAGTTAAATCTAATGTAGCTTGCAAGGTTTTAATGAATGATGTAGGACATGATGGTCTATATTGGGATTCAGACGGTTGCTAGTTGAAAGGATATACTCAAAGGATTGGAACTTGTGATTTCCTTAATGTAGAAATCTTGAGAATGTTCGCAAATTGCTAGAGAACAAGGTTTTTCCCCTATTATAGTTGAAAGTGATTTCAAGTTTTTGATTGATATGGTTAACGAGAGTTGTAAGCTTAATGTACACACCTCTACCTTGATCCGGAGGATACACAATCTTACTAACTTGCAATGGCACGCGCAGTGGCGGAGTCAGACAAAAGAGTTTGGGGTGGCTGctatcaaaataaactaaaacatATGAATCATATTGCATACAACACATTTAAGTTGTAATAAACCAAAAAccaatcattcaaaatttaaactacataatatataaaGTCGATCATTAAATACATAAAGTTACACTTTACTCTTTTCGAGTGACTTAAAATTGACTCGGAACTAATACATGCACTAATTCCCCTTTCAATATAAACTAACATGCTATATGCTAGAAATTCAGGTCTCATCTTATTTCTTAATTTAACAATATGatatgaacaaaaatgattaaaattcgCAAAGAAAACAAAGTTAAGTGTACCTGACAAAAAAGTGGGTTTATTAAGATATCATTAATAATTCTGCCAAATTAATTCTACAAAATTCTAGggtataatatattttttttattttaagatggGGTGGCCGTGGCTCCCACTTGCCACCCCGTGGTTCCGCCAGTGGGCACGCAATTTTCAAATACACCGTCTTGAATGAAACAAATTTGCATATT
Proteins encoded in this window:
- the LOC11438858 gene encoding serine carboxypeptidase-like 2, giving the protein MAKFRFHDFLFGKVPFLLLLLFLSNICFQVATCGSIVKFLPGFQGPLPFVLKTGYVGVGEQEDVQVFYYFIESERNPKEDPLLLWLTGGPGCSALSGLVYEIGPIMFKKEYYNGSVPNLILRPASWTKVSSIIFADLPVSTGFTYATTESGAKRSDLIQVNQAHEFLRKWLVEHPKFQSNEIYIAGDSYSGITIPAIVQEIAQGNEKGLQPKINLQGYVLGNPLTIRKEKNYQIPYAHGMGFLSDELYESLQKNCNGDYTNVDPKNLLCSRDINSYDEVIKGINTAHILDPTECRWLRPENILRRSLIKKYLSRVPPISCPNYPQLLSGYWANNSTVRKALHIREGTIGKWSRRSDRIPYTGDISNSFDYHVNLSDKGYRSLIYSGDHDISIPFLDTKAWIKSLNYSIVDDWRQWHTDGQVAGYTRTYSNGMTFATVKGGGHTAAEYRPEECLAMFSRWISKRPL